The genomic stretch TTCGGCAAACGCCGTTGAAATCTGTAAAGAATTTGGATTGAGATAATCAGTGTATTCTCCTTCAATATTGTCCATATCTTCGGCAGTAAATAATCTGTCGTATAACCGCAACTCAATCGGTTTTGCATATTTGGCACTTACCCAATGTAATGTACCTTTTACTTTAATGCCCGAAGTATCGTTGCCACTTTTACTTTCGGGAATATATGTACAATGAATTTCGGTAATATTGCCATTTTCATCTTTTACAAAATTGTCGCAACGTACCAGATATGCATATTTCAGACGAACCATTTGTCCCGGTGCAAGACGGAAAAATTTCTTCGGCGGTTCTTCCATAAAGTCTTCGCGCTCGATAAAAATTTCTTTTGTAAATATGACATTTCTTGTTCCTGAATTTTCTTCCTCAGGATTATTCTCGCCTTCCAAAATTTCTTCTTGTTCTTCATGATAATTTGTAATGATGACCTTCAACGGGTCAAACACAACCATTCTGCGCCAAGCCGTTTTATTCAAATCTTCTCTTACAAAAAATTCCAGCAAACTCAAATCAATCAGGTTGTCGCGTTTAGCCACGCCGATGCGTTCACAAAAGTCACGGATAGCTTTGGATGTATAACCTCTGCGGCGCATTCCTGAAATTGTGGGCATTCGCGGGTCGTCCCAGCTTTCAACAATCTTATCGTTGACAAGTTTTAATAATTTGCGTTTACTCATCACGGTGTAGGTCATGTTGAGCCGCGCAAATTCGTATTGATGAGAAGGGAAAATTTCCAGTTTTTCAATCAGCCAATCGTACAACGGACGGTGCGGAACAAATTCCAGTGTGCAAATGGAATGTGTAATGTTTTCGATGCTGTCGCTTTGTCCGTGCGCAAAATCGTACATCGGGTAAATACACCACGTATTGCCCGTGCGATGATGCTCCGCATGTTTGATGCGATATAAAATCGGGTCGCGCAGCAACATATTCGGAGAAGCCATATCAATTTTTGCACGCAACACTTTTTCGCCGTCTTTATATTTTCCTGCACGCATTTCTTCAAACAAATGAAGATTTTCTTCCACGTTTCTTTCGCGGTATTTATTGCCAACGCCAGCGGTTGTAGGCGTTCCTTTTTGTT from Arachidicoccus sp. BS20 encodes the following:
- a CDS encoding glutamine--tRNA ligase/YqeY domain fusion protein; this translates as MSEEKSLNFIEEIVENDLQEGKYKSILTRFPPEPNGYLHMGHAKSICLNFGLAQKYGGKTNLRFDDTNPEKEETEYVDSIKEDIKWLGFGWAQELYASDYFEQLYQFAVNLIKKGLAYVDDSTSEEIAQQKGTPTTAGVGNKYRERNVEENLHLFEEMRAGKYKDGEKVLRAKIDMASPNMLLRDPILYRIKHAEHHRTGNTWCIYPMYDFAHGQSDSIENITHSICTLEFVPHRPLYDWLIEKLEIFPSHQYEFARLNMTYTVMSKRKLLKLVNDKIVESWDDPRMPTISGMRRRGYTSKAIRDFCERIGVAKRDNLIDLSLLEFFVREDLNKTAWRRMVVFDPLKVIITNYHEEQEEILEGENNPEEENSGTRNVIFTKEIFIEREDFMEEPPKKFFRLAPGQMVRLKYAYLVRCDNFVKDENGNITEIHCTYIPESKSGNDTSGIKVKGTLHWVSAKYAKPIELRLYDRLFTAEDMDNIEGEYTDYLNPNSLQISTAFAEPALLEDEENKAYQFMRKGYFVKDKMSTPEKPVFNRTVGLKDSWAKEMKK